The DNA sequence AATTATCTTTTGAGAGGCCGCCCGAATCTTCTTGATTCTGTTTGGCTGGATCGTTTGTGGTCAAATCTGGTGAGATGATTTCCCAGGTGTCGCCCATATCTTCCGATTTGTGCAAATACTGGCTTCCCATATAGAACCTATCAGGTTGGTGAATGCTGACGGCCATGGGGGTATTCCAATTAAAACGCAATTTCTGGTCATCAGAAGTGGGCAAGGGTTGAATGGTCTTTACCAAATCTTTGTCAACATCGACCCGCCAAACGTTCTCGGCACCCTGCATTTCAGAATAAATGATGTTTTTGGTAGGATGTTTCAATACCCTGAACCCATCTCCGAAGCCTACAGAATTCCAATCTCTTGCCTCAACACCTCCGGGAGAGGAAGAAGGCCCCCACCAAGAACCATTGTCTTGCAGCCCCCCATAGACATTGTAGGGCTCTGCATCATCAACACTTATATGATAGAACTGTGAGAGCGGCAGGTTTTCAACAATTTCCATGGTAGTGCCTCCGTCCCAAGTGCGGTAAACACCACCATCTGTACCCACGTACATGATATCGGAATCATCAATGCTGAACGCAAAATCGTGAATGTCTGCGTGCATATTGCCCAAGTTCTTAAAGGTTTTGCCACCATCACGTGAAATGGAGCCCAACAGACCTCCCTTGACCACAACATCTTCATTTTTTGGGTCAACCACAATTCTCGAGAAATAGAACGGCCGCACCGTGATGCCGAAATCGTTGTTCAACTGTTTCCAAGACGCTCCTGCATCATCACTACGATAGAGTCCCTTGCGCTCGTCTTTTTCTGCTTCAATGACCGTGTAGAGCACTTTCGGATTGGTCTTTGCCACGGCAATGGCCAAACGTCCCAAATTACCCTCTGGGAAACCGTTATGGATTTTATTCCATGTTTTCCCACCGTCTTCGGACTTGTAAAGTGCACTGTTTTCGCCCCCTGATTCAAAAGACCATGCGGTACGCCTAAACTCCCACATCGAAGCATATAGCACATTGGGGTCACCCGGGTCCATGGCCAGATCGGCACAGCCCGTTTTAGGGTTTATGTAGAGTAATTTTTCCCAGGTTTGACCCCCATCGGTCGATTTGAATACACCGCGTTCTTCACTATCGCCCCACAAGGCACCAAGTACCCCTACATAGATTTCTTGTGAGTTTTGGGGATTTACGATGATGTTAGCGATACGTTCTGAATTTTCAAACCCGATTTTTTTCCAGTTCGAACCGCCATCTACCGACTTATAGAGCCCATCACCTACAGAAACACTGTTTCGTGTCCATGTTTCGCCCGTGCCCACATAAATGGTGTTGTCAGGATCGTTCGGGTCTAGTTCAACGGCCCCAATCGATTGGCAATAGTCATCAAATATCGGATTGAAGGTAGTGCCGGCATCTTTTGATTTCCAAACACCGCCACCTGCGGTTCCCGCATAGATGACACGGCTGTTGGTCGGGTGTGCCTCCATATCGTTGATCCGACCACTCATAAGTGCCGGGCCAATATGGCGGGCCTTGAGGTCACCGAATAGTTCTTTTCCCTTGATATCTGCCAAGGTCTGCTGTGCCTGTAGCGATAGCCCCCCGATGAACAGTGTCACCAGGATACTAAAAATCTTTCCTTTCATTATAGGGTTGAGTTGCGTGAATGTTACTTTTTCTCTTCTGCAATTTCTTCGGGAAAGGCAAATTCAGCGTCATCTACCGTTGGGTTGAGTTCAACATTGTCCATTGTCATGCTGAACATCAAGTTTCCGTCTACATATTGTGAAGTCGAGAAAGGAAAGTATAGCCCTTCTACCTCTTGGTAATCGCTCATGATGGTTTTGGCGGTTTTGCCCTTTGCAGGGCCCTCCCTAACAACTGATTCTACTGCAATGGGCACGTAGTTTTCGGTATCAAAGTAATAGAACGAAACATCGTCTTCTTGAACACCATCAACGGTAATGGGCTCTTTTACCAATTTGATCTTAAAGGTTTCGGCACCATCCATGGTTTCGTTGCCCAAGAGCTCAACGGTATAGCCCTTTTCTTTGTAGTCAACAAAAGAATCGGGAAAATCATTGGTGTTCAATTTAAAATTGGCTGTTTGCTCAGCATCGCTTTTCTCGGCTTTCATGGTCATGAAATTGGTGTTCCATAATATCTCACCATCAAAAACACCTTGCTTGATTTTCTTACCTTGAAAGGTGAAAGAGAACATTTGCCTGCCATCTTTAAGCTGCAAGACCGTAAAGGGAAACTCGAACCCTTGCTGACTGGCATTTCCCTCAAGCTTCATGCCCTCGAGCTGTTTGAAGTTTTCAAGACCACCAATATTTTCAAAATATGTACTGATGATTTCATCTGCAGTTTGCGCTTGCGCCGGAGCTGCCAATGCTAACGCAACTACAAAAGTTAAGATTTTGATCGTTTTCATTTTCAGAGATTTAGATTTGAATTAACTTGTTAGTATCAACTATACGAAATATGTTACAAGGTATTTATTAATAATCACTTTTGTCTCAAATTGTGCCCCTTTTTGCGGATATTTTTTCAGTATATTTATTGGATAAAACGCTGCCATGAAATTTGGAAAAGTAGAGCGCCCAGAGCTGGTCGATTTCACTTTACCGCTCGATAATCCGATGACCGATGTGGTTTTGTCAAGAACGGCCAATACCGAACCGTTGAGCACTTATGTAGGCTGTGCAAAATGGAACCGACAAGACCTGAAGAATTTCTATCCAAGGGGAACAAAAGATGAATTGACCTATTACTCGAGCCAATTCAATAGTATCGAGCTTAATGCTACGTTTTACAGAATTTTTCCTGCCGAACAATATGAAAAATGGTATGACAAGACGCCATCGAATTTCAAGTTCTTTCCAAAGATTACCAATGAGATAAGCCATCTGCGAAGGTTGAACGAAAGGGTCTATGAAACGGTTGACCGTTATTTGGAAGTCACTTCATTATTGAAGGAAAAGTTGGGCACTATTTTTCTTCAAATGCACAACAATTTTTCACCAAAAGATTTTGATAGGGTGGTTCGCTTTGTAGACTACTGGCCCAAAGAATTTTCACTTGCCATAGAGTTTAGGCACACCGATTGGTTCAATGATGAAAAAGCGGCCCAAGAGCTTTATCATCTGCTTGAAGAAAACAATATGGCCAATGTGCTTGTCGATACTGCGGGCCGTAGAGACCTGTTGCATATGCGATTGACCAATGATGAGGCATTTGTTCGTTATGTAGGTGCCAACCACGAATCAGATTATGAACGGCTTGATGATTGGGTAGATCGACTTGTTCAATGGAAAGGGCAGGGGCTTCGTAACATTCATTTCTTTGTACACCAGAACCTTGAACTTGAGTCTCCGTTGCTCTCAGCGTATTTTATCGACAACTGTAACAAAATGTTGGGGTCAGACTTACAGATACCCAAAACCCTGGGCGGTGAAAAATCGACGCTTTTCAGTAACTAGCACCGACTTCTACAAACGTATTTTTTTCGTGAAATCGTGGGGCCAGTGGAGCGGCCATACAACAGGTAGAACCCAAGTAAAAAATTGACAGTTCTTGCAGCTTCTCTACGGTACTGCCAACTTTGATGTTCTTGCCCAGTTCAATGGTGCCTACCGCCGGACCACCTACTATCGAAAGATACCATACCCTGCCCATTTCATCGGTGATGTCAATGTTATAGCGTTCATTTCTGAATGCGGGCAGTGATGGATTTTGCTTATAGATCCAAGGTCTTAGTACCACTAAGTCACCGGGCACATGTTGAATACGGCTTATGGTGCCCGAAATAGGTGAATGTATGCGATGATAGTTTTTGTTGTGCAAGAATACATTGGTGAAGACATGCTCTTTGGGAATGAGGTCTTTTTCAACTCCGAATATTACGTCTATTCGCCGTGTATCACTTTTGACTTTTGACTCTTGTAGGCCATCTACATGTCCCATATCGCAGAGCAGTCCCTCGCAGGGCCATACCCACGGACTAGGATTATCGGGCATCACCTTGAACTCACGCGTGAAAAAATCTTGAAAATTATCATAGGCCTCTTTGCCCATGGGCGGTTTGAACTTGTCTAAGTATGTCTTATCAGAATAGTTCAACCACAGATACGGACTGATAATGTATTTCGAAAATCTCTTTTGATAGAGCGTCGTGTATGCGGTAGAAATTTTTCGCTGTAAATGACTGGGTAATGCACCCCAAACATCCACAGATAAAAATCTGTAGAATCTTGCCCTCCAAGAGGGTACTTTAAAAACGGTAAAGGTCGGATCTGAATAATAATTGTTTATAGCTTCCACTTTGGTTAGACAGTTCGTTTTTGTTAATTGACGTTCTCAATTTATTTTTTTATCGAATTAGTGCCCAATCAATTAAGAAAACTTTATTTAAAGCTTAACAAACTTTATAAATAGTGAAATATGTCGTGTTAGGTACTCAGGTTTTTTAATCGGATATGATTTGCCCTTACCTTTGCACCAAAATTGTCAGCAATGAGATTTCACTCCCGAAAATGGGTAAAGCCTGAAGACTTAAATGCCAATGGAACACTTTTTGGCGGCCGGGTACTGTCATGGATCGATGAGCAAGCCGTCATCTATGCCATAATACAGCTTGAAAATAAACGGGTTGTCACCAAATACATGTCAGAGATCAATTTCATGAGCTCTGCCGTTGAGGGCGATATCATCGAACTGGGGATCGAGGTGGTCAAATTCGGAAAATCTTCTTTAAACTTAAACTGTGAGGTACGTAACAAGATGACCTTAGAGACCATTTTGACCGTTGATAACATTATTTTGGTGAATTTGGATGAGAAAGGAAAACCGTCACCCCATGGCAAAACAAAGGTAGAGTACGTCGAAGATCGATTGGCCGGTCAAGAAAACTAGATAGGTTAGCCTGGGTTGGTCTGAATTTCTTTGGCCACTGTTTGTACCTCGTCAAGCACGCGCAAAAGGTTGCCGCCCCATAACTTCGAAATAGCTTCCCTGTTGTAGCCCCTTTTCACCAATTCTATAGTAACATTTTGGGTTTCAGAGGCATCTGACCAGCCTTCGATGCCCCCACCACCATCAAAGTCAGAGCTGATACCCACGTGGTCAATGCCGATCAAATCGACCATATAGTCAATGTGGTCGACAAAGTCTGAAACATCTACGGCTGCAGGGGCATTCGGATTTTTAGCGGCCAAATCTTTTGAAATAGTTACCACCTTGCGGTAATTATCGATAAAGGCCTCTCTCTGGGCCGCGGTCAATTGACTGAATTGTGAACGTTCAAACCATTCGATGTTCAATGAATCGGCAACTTTTTTATAGATCTCTTTCATGTACGCTGAACGTGCTTCATGTTTCTCGGCGTTCAAGTAAGCACCTAAAGCCACGGTCTGTACCACGCCACCATTTTCTTTCATGAGCAATAATTGCTCGTCATCAAGATTTCTACTATGGTCGCAAAGTGCCCTTGCCGAAGAATGTGATGCAATGATCGGGGCTTTTGAAAGGGCGACCATTTGTTTCATCGCTTCTTTTGAAGGATGCGAAACATCAATCATTATTCCTAGTCTATTCAACTCATTTACAGCACTTTCACCCAATTCACTTAAACCATTATGTAACCATTCGCCATTTTCCTCACCCGTATTCGAGTCGCAAAATTGGCTGTGCCCATTATGGGAAAGTGATACATAGCGCGCCCCCATCTCATGGTATTTCTCGAAGTTTGAAAGGTCTTCCCCAGCGGGGTAAGCGTTTTCAACGCCTATCATGGCTACCAACTTGCCCTTGGCATTGATATTATTGACATCTTCTGGGTTCAGGGCCAATTCTATTTGTTCGGGCGCATATTCTTCACAAAGCCTGTGAATGGCTGCGAACTTGGCCATCGCGTTGGCCTCGGCCCTGGCATAGCCCTCGGTGTTTAGCGAATCTTGCCCTGTATAGACGATAAGCCAGACAACATCCAATTCGCCTTCCTTCATTTTGGGCAGGTCGAGCTGGGTTTTCAGTCTTTGGGTGTAGTTGATACTATCGGTAAAGTTTTTCACATTGATGTCGACATGGGTATCAATGGTAATGACTCTTTGATGTATCTCTTTTGCCTTTTTCACCAAATCATCTTCTTGTTTTTTTGGTTTTTCGGCACATGAGGCCAAAAGAAAAAAGGCAATTAAAAAATAGTGAACTCGCAACTTGAAAAATTTTACACCTACAAATAAAGCGAATTGACAACAAAATTGCGAAACCACATAACAAATAATTGTCTGGACTAAGTTAAATGAAGAGTTTTAATGCTGTAATTACCAGTTTTTTAACGCAAGGCCCTTTTACCATTCTTTGATGAAGTATTGAGTGCCGGGCGTTTGAATGCAAGACGAAGATTTTAATGATGAGGCTACTCAACCATTTGGACAGACTAGGGACCGAACTCGAACATTTCTCTTACGAAGAGTTAAAGATTTCAGAAGCGATACAACTTAAACAGCACTACATGGTGCTGCAAGAAAGACTTCACCAAAACATTTTTGGTCTGGCCGAAACTGACTTGGCAGTCGAGCAACTGCCTAAAGAGACAGCTTTCGAATCGACTTTGTTGAAGTCAAAAGTTTCTTTGGATGAACTTCAACAATTGATTGCACAATTAAGGGAATCAGACCTGGACCCGACGCAGCGTATGCTCGTAAAAAGAATACAATTGGTCTCCAATAACATTGGAGATGTGCTCAATACCACTAAAACTCAAAAATAACGGTTCACAAAATAGCATAGTTATGGAAACAAAGATCACCCCCGCAGAAATCGAATCACATTTTAAAGACCTTGAGAAAAGTTATGACTTGCAGGGATTGTTACAAGAATGCATGGGACAAACCGCGTTGTTGGAAGAATTGATTCGGTTGTTCAAACAAAATGTACTCGAATTTGTTGGCAATGTCAAAGTGCATTTGACCAATGATGATATGAAAGCACTTGGTTTTGCTTGCCATAAGATGAAATCTGGATTGAAAATGATGAAGGCCAATGGTCTGTTACAGATTGTGGAGCAATTACACCTCGCGAGTAAAACAGAGAAAGACGAAAAGCATATGAACTTCTTGTACAATCTTTTCATTGAAGAATATACCGTTCTCGAAAAACAGATGGATAGTGAGTACAAGCGAATGCAAAAAGAAGAAATATAGATTGGATTTTGAGAGATAGAAAAATTTTATTGGCCGAAGACGATGAAATGCTTGCCTCTTTACTGCAGTTTTGGTTAGAGAAAGAAGGATATGAAGTGGGTATTGTATCAAACGGATTGGAGGTCAAGCAATCACTTGAAAAGGCATTGCCCGATATCATGATCAGCGATATTATGATGCCCTATTTTTCGGGCATTGAGTTGGTCGGTCATATCAGGAATGATCTGAAAGCCAATATGCCTATCATTCTTATATCATCGGCCTCAAATGATGAGAATATTCTCAACGCCTTTGAATTGGGCGCCAACGATTTTCTTTCAAAACCCATAAGCCCTTCCGAGCTATTGGTAAGGGTCTCACGGGCATTGAAGGCAGTGAATACCAGTTGATAAATTAAATACCAAACCAAACAAACCAAACTACTAAACTACCACTCATCAACCTCCCCCATATACATACCGATCTACTTTGGGATCTCACCATTTTGTTCACGGTGCTGGGTGTCCTATACTTCTTTTTTATCTTCTTTTTCAAAAGAAAGATTTCACTCAACGTTCAAAAACTTTCCACAAAGAAAAAAGAACTGGCCCCGATTATCAGCAATTTTCTCTTTCATGACGATAAGGGACCTGTTGAAGAACAAAAAAGTTACATACAGCTGAAAATCGAGATTAGGGATGCCTTGAAAAATCACGCCTTTAGAAAAATACTTTCAGAGATTTTGTTGGACTTGGAGAAAGATGTATCAGGAGAGACCAGAAAAAAATTGCACAGGTTGTATGATGAACTGGGGCTTCACCTCGATGCCTATCGAAAATTGAAAAGTTGGCGTTGGGAGATCGTTTCACAGGGTATTCTCGAGCTCACCCAAATGCAAAGGGTGGATGCCTATCCGTTTATCACCAAATTTCTGAATGACCGTAGAAGTGTCATACGAAAGCAAGCGGAGATTTCCACAGTTTCATTGAAACCAGAGGGCATCAGTCATTTTTTGGATACCACCCGATATGGCATATCAGAATGGCAACAGTTGAAAATAATGGAAGAATTGAGGGGGATGGAGAATTTTCGTCCGCCCCGATTCGCTACCTGGTTGATTTCCAGAAATCGCGATGTAGTGTTGTTTTCTCTTAGGTTGATGCGCCACTACAACCAAAATAATGCCGAAAAATCGATCATTGAACTGATCAAGCACAAAGACGATTATATAAAGTCTGAAGCTATTTGCTGTATCAAGGAGTTTTGTATGCTAAAGGCCCTTAAACCATTGAAAGCAGTATTTCGAAGTTGTAGTGAAATGGTCAAAATTGAGATTTTGGATGCCATCGCCACACTGGGCAGTGAAAGTGAAATTGAGTTTCTGCTCAAGGCAGAAAAGCATGAACCGTCTTTTATGGTGCGTACCAAGGCCTTGACCGCCATCAATGATCTAGTGCCCGATACCATTATTCCCACCAAAGATATTATGTCAAAATTCAAGAAAGACACCAAAGACCGATTGGATAAAAAACTTAAAGCTTTTGTGAAAAATGCCAAAGATGAAAACGGTACTGTCGAAGATTCTGGGGAGGCGGGAGTTGAAAATATCAATGACGACGAGCTTTCAGTAGATATCGAAGTCTTTGAGATCGATCCTGATACCATCTCGATCAAAGAAGAGGAGCGAGAAGATGATGGTGAAAGAATAATGACGTTTGACCATGACAAGACTGATTTCGAAATAGGCCCGATCGAACAAGGCCTTGATGACGCTATCAATACGCAGCTGGGTTTGGTCAATGCAGAAGCCGAAGAAGAGCAAAAGCCACAGGGTGAAAATGATCTTAAGGAAGAATACCAAAGAATGTCGCCCCCAGAACGAGAAATGCTCATCGATACTTTAGAGGTTTCCAACTCGGATCGAGATATTCCCGTATTGGAAGATTTGATAGAGCAGGAGGAAAGCTCAGAGTCAGGTTTCCGTATATTCAAAATGCTGAAAAACCTCAAGAGCCCATCCAAAGAAATACCACCCGTCGAAGAAGAACCATTTTACGATTCAAAAGAGCTGTTGGTCGGGGCAAACGACAGTATTTTCTATCCGTTGTTTGAATATGCAACCGATCAGGTTTCAAAAATGGCCCTATTGAAAGAAATGGCTTCAGTGGGCGATGAACGCGATTTGGCCATGCTTGAAGAATTGTCTCAAGATGAGGATCCAAAATTGGCCAAGCAGGCCAAAGATGCCAAAGAAAAGCTACTTAAGAAATTGACCTCAGAAGAATCTTTAATTGAAGAAGACCCTGAAAAATCAACGGTCAGACCTGTAACCACCGAAAAAGAACCATTGCATTCTGAAGAATTGGAAGAGGCGATCATGGCTACCGGAGTTGAAAAATCTGGGGAAGACGAAGATGGGTTGATGCCCATGGAGTTGTGTTTTCTGCATGATGAATTTGGTATCGACCCTTCAAGAGAAGAAGATGACGAGCTTAATTTCGAGTTGGCCGATGAATTTTTCTTGCATCAAGACGGTACTTTTTCTGATTAAAACGAGATAAGAAAGAATGGATAGCGGACTGTTCAATATCATTCTTGAGTACATCAACATTGTCTTTTTGATGTTTACCACGGTATTGTTCGTGGCGTTCAGTTTTATGGGCTACCTGTCTACTCGAAATTCCATTCACTATAAAAACAAAAACAGCTTTGGTGACCTGTCAAAGGTAATGGCATCTCCTTTGGCCCCTGGCATTACGATCATCGCGCCCGCCTATAATGAAGAACTGACCATTGTGGAGAGTGTTCGCTCGCTCTTATCGCTCAAATATGTGAACTACGAGGTAATGGTGGTCAATGATGGCAGCAAAGACAACACGTTGCCAAAAATGATCGAAGCCTATGGACTTGAAAGGGTTGAGCGACCCATTGACCCCAATTTGAAAGCCAAGCCGATCAGGGGTATCTATAAATCAAAGCATCGCACGTTCTCAAAACTGACCGTAATAGACAAAGAAAACGGAGGCAAGTCAGATGCGCTCAATATTGGGATGCATCTTTCAGAAAACCGATATGTGGGCTGTATTGATGTAGACTGCCTATTGATGCCCGATGCCTTGTTGCATGTAGTGAAAAACTTCTTTCAGCGCACAAAAAAAAGGGTTATAGCGGTCGGTGGTGTCATTCGGGTGGCCAATTCGTGTAAGATTTCTGGGGGCACTTTAGAAGAAATACGCCTGCCAAAGAGTTGGCTGGCACGGTTTCAGTTGCTTGAGTACACCCGTTCGTTTCTTTTGGGAAGAATGGCATGGGGGCGAATCGACAGCCTTTTGATCATTTCAGGGGCCTTTGGCTTTTTTGATCGTGAAATCGCCTTGGCCGCCGGCGGCTACGATACCGGCACCGTCGGTGAAGATATGGAGATTGTCTTCAAGATGCGCCGCTATATGCACGAACGAAGAGAACCCTATACGATAGAATATATTCCCGATCCGTTATGCTGGACCGAAGTGCCCGAAGATGCAAACATATTGATAAACCAGCGTGACCGTTGGGCCCGTGGCAATCTAGAAACGCTATACAAGCACAAAGACATGTTCTTCAACTCAAAATTTGGTAGGCTGGGGCTGATTAGCTATCCCTACTGGTTTTTCTATGAGTGGTCGGCACCGTTATTAGAGTTTTTTGGCTTTTTCTCCGTCGTAATTTTTTGGTATCTGGGCATCTTGAACTGGGATTTTTTCTTTGCACTGACGGCTACCATATACATGTTTTCGATCATGTTCTCGTTCTATGCCATTCTTTGGGATGTCTATACCTATAACGAGTACAGAAAAACGAAAGACATTCTGATTCTTATGTTTTGCGCGATGATCGAACCGTTCACATTTCATCCACTGGTCGTTTGGGCCTCAGTAAGGGGCAACATGACAAAACTGTTCAGAAGAAAAACGGGCTGGGGTGTACAAGTACGCAAAGGTTTGGTAAGGGCCACTTAAATGTTTTGATATGAATACAAGTAAACTCGATAGATATACCTTAAAGCAGTACACAAGACTGACCATTGCATTCTTTCTGTGCCTGTTGCTGTTATCGGTTTGTCAATATACCATTCTTTATTTCAAAGGGGTGGTAGAGGCTATATTCAGCACCAGTTTTTTCATTGCTGTCGCGCACCAATTGGGTTTCGCCTCTGTTATGGCCGTGATACTGCTATTCCCCTTTAATTTTTGGGAAAACCTAAGACCTAGGTACGGGTTCAACCTCGTTTTTGTACTGCTTGCCCTTTTATTGATCATTGAGGCCATGCTCATTGCCTATTATTGTACGGCCCTTGTCCCGTTGGGGTCTGATTTATTGGGCTATAGCTTTGCCGATATCAAAGAGACGGTATCAAACTCGGGAGGCATTTCCTTTTTGCCCATTTTGGGGCTGGTGGCCATTATTGCGGCATTCTTTGGGCTGTACAAACTGACTTCGAGGTATTACCACCATATCGGTAGAATGTATCCGTTTACCATCATTCTTTTCAGTCTGTTCATCTCTACGCTTTTTTTGGATGGAAAGCCCATCAATCAAAGTAAGACCCAATACTTGGCATTGAACCTTTACCGTTCAACAACAGAAGACACCTCGTACGAAGCCGATGTGGAATATCCCTTGATCAAGTCGCAACATACCGAAAACGTATTGGGTGGGTATTTTGAACTGAAGGAAGAAAAACCCAACATCGTTATGATCATCGTGGAAGGATTGGGTCGCGATTTTGTCGGCGAAGGAGCTGAATTTGGAGGTTTCACGCCCTTCTTGGATTCCCTCAGCCAGCAATCGCTCTATTGGGAAAACTGTTTGAGCACCACTGGTCGTACGTTTGGGGTGTTGCCCGCGATTACGGGTTCGTTGCCCTTTGGGAAGAGTGGTTTTATGGAGCTTGAAAAATATCCGAACAAGCTGACCTTGTTCAGCATCTTGAAGAACAATGGTTATCACACCTCGTTCTATCAAGGCACCAATAGCGCCTTTGATGGGGTAGATCGTTTTCTTCTTAGCGAAAATGTTGACTTTGTTCTCGATAAGTCCGGTTTTGGGGTCGATTACCAAATACAGTCTGAAGATGCCAATGGGTCGTCATGGGGGTACCCTGACAGGGAATTGTTCAGAAAGAGCATGACCTTACCCCGCGATAGCGATAAACCCAGAATGGAGGTCTATATGACCATTAGCAACCATGAGCCCTTCATACCCCCGAACCAAGACCATTATGAAAAGAAAGTGAAAGAGTTACTGCCTGGTAGCGGCCATGACTCAAAAACGAAAAGAGTCATTAAAAAGAACAGCAATATTTTTGCCACACTGCTATATACAGATGATGCGTTAAAGTTCGTAATCGAAGAGTATAAAAAGCTGCCCAATTATGGGAACACCATTTTTGTCATCACGGGCGACCATAGGTTGATACCCATACCCCAACGAAACACGATAAGCAGGTTTCATGTGCCCTTGATAGTGTACAGCCCAATGCTGAAAGAGACCAGAAAGATGAGTTCGGTTTCTTCCCACTTTGATGTGGCGCCCACCCTGTTGGCCCTGCTAGAAAGCCAATACGAAATGAAAATGCCCAAAAAAGTGGCTTGGATGGGCGGTGCCCTTGATACGTATGAAGAGTTCAGAAGCACCAAAGATATACCGTTGATGCGAAATAAAAATGAATTGAAAGAATATGTGAGTGGAGAAAAAGTCTACTCAGATGGTTCGGTATATGAAATTGATGAAGACATGAATTTCAACAGTGCATTGGGAGGTTCTAAAATTGAACAAAAGCTGAATGCGTTCAAATCGATGAACGCCTATGTGACCACCAATGATAGGATCATACCCGATAGTCTTGCCATTTTTACCATCAAAAAAGAAAAATTCACCGACAGTGAGATTGTGTGGATTAACAGCCTTTACAACGGATTCAACTCTGATACCTACTACATGATCGCCAGAGACTTGGCATTTGATGATGAGTATGACAAATCATTGTTGTTATGCCGTTACATTCTTTCAGAGCGTCCGAGCCATATTGACACCAAGGTACTTACGGGCCGGGTGAATGCATGGAGGGGAAATCGGGAAAAAGCAATAGAAATATTGAGAGAATGCATCGATCAGAATCCCAATTACATCGATTCATACGCAGCACTGTTCGACGTCTATTTTTGGGATGCACGGCACAAAGAAGCCTTACAACTCGTAGAACAGGTACAGCGCAATAGCTCAAGTGTCGATGAGATTGCCGATAAGATCGCAAGGGCAAAAAGAGAAGCTAGAAAAGCAGGGGTATCATTGGCAAAGACACGTAAAAAACCAGAAAAACAAGATGTGGTGGCATCTCTAGACCAATAATGGGGAAAGAAAAAACATATATACCATTGTTGTTAATTCTCCTTGGCTATTTGGCATGGGGCCAAGACTTCGCCTATACCGATATGGGCGAGACCTCTTACACAGATGCACATCATTTGGCCTATGAAGGTGACCATGGATCTGCCAAAAAAATACTTCTTAATGTACTTGCCAAAAGTCCTGATAACGTACAAGCACGATCGTT is a window from the Muricauda sp. SCSIO 65647 genome containing:
- a CDS encoding dipeptidase produces the protein MRVHYFLIAFFLLASCAEKPKKQEDDLVKKAKEIHQRVITIDTHVDINVKNFTDSINYTQRLKTQLDLPKMKEGELDVVWLIVYTGQDSLNTEGYARAEANAMAKFAAIHRLCEEYAPEQIELALNPEDVNNINAKGKLVAMIGVENAYPAGEDLSNFEKYHEMGARYVSLSHNGHSQFCDSNTGEENGEWLHNGLSELGESAVNELNRLGIMIDVSHPSKEAMKQMVALSKAPIIASHSSARALCDHSRNLDDEQLLLMKENGGVVQTVALGAYLNAEKHEARSAYMKEIYKKVADSLNIEWFERSQFSQLTAAQREAFIDNYRKVVTISKDLAAKNPNAPAAVDVSDFVDHIDYMVDLIGIDHVGISSDFDGGGGIEGWSDASETQNVTIELVKRGYNREAISKLWGGNLLRVLDEVQTVAKEIQTNPG
- a CDS encoding Hpt domain-containing protein; the encoded protein is METKITPAEIESHFKDLEKSYDLQGLLQECMGQTALLEELIRLFKQNVLEFVGNVKVHLTNDDMKALGFACHKMKSGLKMMKANGLLQIVEQLHLASKTEKDEKHMNFLYNLFIEEYTVLEKQMDSEYKRMQKEEI
- a CDS encoding response regulator transcription factor gives rise to the protein MRDRKILLAEDDEMLASLLQFWLEKEGYEVGIVSNGLEVKQSLEKALPDIMISDIMMPYFSGIELVGHIRNDLKANMPIILISSASNDENILNAFELGANDFLSKPISPSELLVRVSRALKAVNTS
- a CDS encoding HEAT repeat domain-containing protein, which produces MLGVLYFFFIFFFKRKISLNVQKLSTKKKELAPIISNFLFHDDKGPVEEQKSYIQLKIEIRDALKNHAFRKILSEILLDLEKDVSGETRKKLHRLYDELGLHLDAYRKLKSWRWEIVSQGILELTQMQRVDAYPFITKFLNDRRSVIRKQAEISTVSLKPEGISHFLDTTRYGISEWQQLKIMEELRGMENFRPPRFATWLISRNRDVVLFSLRLMRHYNQNNAEKSIIELIKHKDDYIKSEAICCIKEFCMLKALKPLKAVFRSCSEMVKIEILDAIATLGSESEIEFLLKAEKHEPSFMVRTKALTAINDLVPDTIIPTKDIMSKFKKDTKDRLDKKLKAFVKNAKDENGTVEDSGEAGVENINDDELSVDIEVFEIDPDTISIKEEEREDDGERIMTFDHDKTDFEIGPIEQGLDDAINTQLGLVNAEAEEEQKPQGENDLKEEYQRMSPPEREMLIDTLEVSNSDRDIPVLEDLIEQEESSESGFRIFKMLKNLKSPSKEIPPVEEEPFYDSKELLVGANDSIFYPLFEYATDQVSKMALLKEMASVGDERDLAMLEELSQDEDPKLAKQAKDAKEKLLKKLTSEESLIEEDPEKSTVRPVTTEKEPLHSEELEEAIMATGVEKSGEDEDGLMPMELCFLHDEFGIDPSREEDDELNFELADEFFLHQDGTFSD
- a CDS encoding glycosyltransferase family 2 protein, whose amino-acid sequence is MDSGLFNIILEYINIVFLMFTTVLFVAFSFMGYLSTRNSIHYKNKNSFGDLSKVMASPLAPGITIIAPAYNEELTIVESVRSLLSLKYVNYEVMVVNDGSKDNTLPKMIEAYGLERVERPIDPNLKAKPIRGIYKSKHRTFSKLTVIDKENGGKSDALNIGMHLSENRYVGCIDVDCLLMPDALLHVVKNFFQRTKKRVIAVGGVIRVANSCKISGGTLEEIRLPKSWLARFQLLEYTRSFLLGRMAWGRIDSLLIISGAFGFFDREIALAAGGYDTGTVGEDMEIVFKMRRYMHERREPYTIEYIPDPLCWTEVPEDANILINQRDRWARGNLETLYKHKDMFFNSKFGRLGLISYPYWFFYEWSAPLLEFFGFFSVVIFWYLGILNWDFFFALTATIYMFSIMFSFYAILWDVYTYNEYRKTKDILILMFCAMIEPFTFHPLVVWASVRGNMTKLFRRKTGWGVQVRKGLVRAT